The following proteins are encoded in a genomic region of Nycticebus coucang isolate mNycCou1 chromosome 17, mNycCou1.pri, whole genome shotgun sequence:
- the KIF20A gene encoding kinesin-like protein KIF20A, with product MSQGILSPPAGLLSDEDVVVSPMFESTAADLGSVIRKDLLSDCSVISTSLEDKQQVTSEDITEKVKVYLRVRPLLPLELERQEDQSCVHIENVETLVLQAPKDSFALKSNERGIGQATHRFTFSQIFGPEVGQASFFNLTVKEMVKDVLKGQNWLIYTYGVTNSGKTHTIQGTIKDGGILPRSLALIFNSLQGQLHPTPDLKPMFSNEVIWLDSKQMRQEEMKKLSLLNGGLQEEELSTSLKRSVYIESRMGTSSTFDSGVAGLSSVSQFTSSSQLDETSHRWAQPDTAPVSVPADIRFSIWISFFEIYNELLYDLLEPPSQQRKRQTLRLCEDQNGNPYVKDLNWIHVQDAEEAWKLLKVGRKNQSFASTHLNQNSSRSHSIFSIRILHLQGEGDIVPKISELSLCDLAGSERCKDQKSGERLKEAGNINTSLHTLGRCIAALRQNQNRSKQNLVPFRDSKLTRVFQGFFTGRGRSCMIVNVNPCASTYDETLHVAKFSAIASQLVHTPPVQLGFPSLHSFIKEHGLRASSSLEKGAKADPGLDDDIENEADISMYSKEELLQVVEAMKALLVKERQEKLQLEMQLREEICNEMVDQMQQREQWCSEHLDTQKELLEEMYEDKLKILKESLTSFYQEEIQERDEKIEELEALLQKARQPVTHQQSGSEIPLRRSQRLAASPSTQQLQDIKAKLQQCEAELNSTTVELHKYQKMLEPPPSAKPFTTDVDKKLEEGQKNIRLLRTELQKLGESLQSAERACCHSTGAGKLRQALTACDDILIKQDQTLAELQNNMMLVKLDLRKKAACIAEQYHTVLKLQGQASAKKRLGANQENQQPNQQPPGKKPFLRNLLPRTPTCQSSTDCSPYTRILRSRHSPFLKSGPFGKKY from the exons ATGTCACAAGGGATCCTTTCTCCGCCAGCCGGCTTGCTGTCAGATGAGGATGTCGTAGTCTCCCCCATGTTTGAGTCTACAGCTGCAGATTTGGGGTCTGTAATACGCAAGGATCTGCTGTCAGACTGCTCTGTCATCTCCACCTCCCTAGAGGACAAGCAACAG GTTACATCTGAGGATATCACAGAGAAGGTGAAAGTATACCTGAGGGTCAGACCCTTGTTACCTTTAGAGTTGGAACGACAGGAGGACCAG AGTTGTGTCCATATTGAGAATGTGGAGACACTTGTTCTACAAGCACCCAAGGACTCTTTTGCCCTGAAGAGCAATGAGCGAGGCATTGGTCAAGCCACTCACAGGTTTACCTTTTCCCAG ATCTTTGGGCCAGAAGTGGGACAGGCATCTTTCTTCAACCTGACCGTGAAGGAGATGGTAAAGGATGTACTCAAAGGGCAGAATTGGCTCATCTACACATATGGAGTCACCAACTCAGGGAAAACCCACACAATTCAAG GTACCATCAAGGATGGAGGGATCCTCCCACGGTCTCTGGCTCTGATCTTCAATAGCCTTCAAGGCCAACTTCATCCAACACCTGATCTGAAGCCCATGTTCTCTAATGAGGTAATCTGGCTAGACAGCAAGCAGATGCgacaggaagaaatgaagaagctTTCCTTGCTAAATGGAGGCCTCCAAGAG GAGGAGCTGTCCACTTCCTTGAAGAGAAGTGTCTACATTGAAAGTCGGATGGGTACCAGCTCCACCTTTGACAGTGGTGTTGCTGGGCTCTCTTCCGTCAGTCAATTTACCAGCAGTAGCCAGTTAGATG AAACAAGTCACCGATGGGCTCAGCCAGATACTGCCCCAGTAAGTGTACCAGCAGATATTCGCTTCTCCATCTGGATCTCCTTCTTTGAGATTTACAATGAACTGCTTTATGACCTGTTAGAACCACCTAGCCAGCAGCGCAAGAGGCAGACTCTGCGTCTATGCGAGGATCAAAATGGCAACCCATATGTGAAAG ATCTCAATTGGATTCATGTTCAAGACGCTGAGGAGGCCTGGAAACTCCTGAAGGTTGGTCGTAAGAACCAGAGTTTTGCCAGCACCCACCTGAACCAGAACTCTAGCCGCAG CCATAGCATCTTCTCAATCCGAATCCTGCACCTTCAGGGGGAAGGGGATATAGTCCCTAAAATCAGCGA GTTGTCACTCTGTGATCTGGCTGGCTCAGAGCGCTGCAAAGATCAGAAGAGTGGTGAACGGCTGAAGGAAGCAGGAAACATTAACACTTCTCTGCATACCCTGGGCCGCTGTATTGCTGCCCTGCGCCAAAACCAGAAcag GTCAAAGCAGAACCTGGTTCCCTTCCGTGACAGCAAGTTGACTCGAGTGTTCCAAGGCTTTTTCACAGGCCGAGGCCGTTCTTGCATGATTGTCAATGTGAATCCCTGTGCATCTACCTATGATGAGACTCTTCATGTGGCTAAGTTCTCAGCCATTGCTAGCCAG cttGTGCATACCCCACCTGTGCAACTGGGATTCCCATCGCTGCATTCATTCATCAAGGAACATGGTCTTCGGGCATCTTCCAGCTTAGAGAAAGGAGCTAAGGCAGACCCAGGCCTCGATGATGACATTGAAAATGAAGCTGACATCTCCATGTATAGCAAGGAG GAACTCCTACAGGTAGTGGAAGCTATGAAAGCCTTGCTCGTGAAAGAACGACAGGAAAAGTTGCAGCTGGAGATGCAGCTCCGTGAAGAAATTTGCAATGAGATGGTGGACCAGATGCAACAACGAGAACAATGGTGCAG tGAACACTTAGATACCCAAAAGGAACTATTGGAGGAAATGTATGAAGATAAACTAAAGATCCTCAAGGAGTCACTGACGAGTTTTTACCAAGAGGAAATTCAG GAGCGGGATGAAAAGATTGAAGAGCTAGAAGCTCTCTTGCAAAAAGCCAGACAGCCAGTGACCCATCAGCAATCAGGGTCTGAAATCCCTCTACGACGGTCACAAAGGTTGGCAGCTTCTCCTTCTACCCAGCAGCTCCAGGATATTAAAGCTAAACTACAACAGTGCGAAGCAGAGCTAAATTCCACCACTGTAG AACTGCACAAGTATCAGAAAATGTTAGAACCACCACCCTCAGCCAAACCCTTCACCACTGATGTGGACAAGAAGTTAGAGGAGGGCCAGAAG AATATAAGGCTTCTTCGGACAGAGCTTCAAAAACTTGGTGAATCTCTCCAGTCAGCAGAAAGAGCCTGTTGCCATAGCACTGGGGCAGGAAAACTTCGTCAAGCCTTGACTGCTTGTGATGACATCTTAATCAAACAG GACCAGACCCTGGCTGAGCTGCAGAATAACATGATGCTAGTGAAACTGGACCTTCGGAAGAAGGCAGCATGCATTGCTGAGCAGTATCATACTGTGCTAAAACTCCAAGGCCAGGCTTCTGCCAAAAAGCGCCTTGGTGCCAACCAGGAAAACCAGCAACCAAACCAGCAACCCCCAGGGAAAAAACCATTCCTGCGAAACTTACTTCCTCGGACGCCTACCTGCCAAAGCTCAACAGACTGCAGCCCTTATACGCGGATCCTGCGCTCAAGGCACTCTCCTTTTCTTAAATCTGGGCCTTTTGGCAAAAAGTACTAA